GGCGTGAGCGCCATGGCGAAGAGCCACCAGACGACGACCGGCCCGCGCAGCAGCTCGGCGCCCGGGATCAGGATGGGTCCCAGCAGGTACAGCAGCGCCGTGCCCAGCGTGAGCGAGTGGACGATCTGCGGGAGCTCGTTGAGCGTCGAGCGGTGGATGAGGCTGCCGTCGCGGTCGTAGAGCCCGAGGACCTTGTTGAGCACGATCCACAGCGGCAGGACCGGCAGCAGGACGAGGTCGTCCAGGACGTCGCCGGGCGGCGGCGCCACGAGCCACATGAGCCCCCACGCGAGCACGAGCGCCGACAGGTCGGCCAGCGCGAGCGAGCGCCGGCGCCACGAGTCGCGCCGCGGGGTCTGGACGTCGGCGCCGAAGAGGAAGCCGCCGGAGGTGTCCAGCGGCGCCACGGGCGCGAGCGGCCGGACGGCCGGACGGCGGTAGCGGGGCGGTTCGTCGCCCACGGCGCGGCGGGGCGACGCTGCAGCGTCGTCAGCGATGACGTCGGACATGCCTCTCACCCCCCACCAGCGTTCGTCCCTCCCTAGAACTCCGCGCGTCGTGCCCTACCACAGAAGCGCGTGCGAGCCAGGATAGACACGGGTCCGCGCCAGGCGCAACCGCTTCACCGGCCGAGAACACGGACCTGGAAGGCCGGGGGCAGCACCGCGCGCGGGTTGAGCCGCAGGGTCCGCTGCGCCTGCCGGCGCGCCCCCTGGACGTCGCCGCGGACCGCCAGGACGGTGGCCAGGTCGCGCCGGGCGCGCCAGTCCGACGGCCGCCGCTCGATCGCGGTGCGCAGGTCGCGCTCGGCGCCCGGGAGGTCGCCGAGGACCACGGAGATCCCGCCGGCGAGGACGGCCGCACGGCCCTCGGCCTGCCCGCCCACCTGGCGCGCGACGTCCCGCGCCTGCTGGAGGTCGCCCGACTGCAGCGTGCTGCGCGCATCGGCCAGCCGGACCTCGTCGTCGCGCACGCTCCCGAGGTACCCCGCGGCGCCGAGCGCGGCGACCGCCGCGACCAGCGTCGTTGCTCTGGGTCCTGGTGCGACGCGCATCCCGCGGGCGAGGCTACAGTGCCCCGGTGCCGTGGCAGGGAGGTTCCCGCTGGGCCTCCTGGCCGACGTTCGCTGCCCTCGCGGTGCTCGTCGTCGTCCTCGTCGCGCTGGCCTTCGACGACGGCGGCTACTTCCCGCCGGCCTTCCTCGCGGGCGGTGTGGCGGTCTTCGTCGCGCTCGCGGTCCTGCTCGTCCTGCGCCTGCCGCGCTTCGAGCTCATCACCCACGCGCTGGTCGCTCTCGGCGCCCTTGCGGCGTTCGCCGCGTGGATCGGCCTGTCCTCGGCCTGGTCGCCGATGCCCGACCAGGCGACGGTCGACTTCCAGCGCGCGCTCTTCTACGTGGGCCTCTTCGCCCTCGCGCTCATGGCCGCGGGCACCGGACGCCACGTCTCGCTGCTGCCGTGGGCGGCGCTCGTCGTCTGCTGCATCGTCGTGGGGGACGGGCTCATCGCCCGTCTGCGGCCGGACCTCATCGAGGGCGCCGGCGACGTCACCCGCCTCGCGGGCTTCCGCCTCGAGCACCCCTTCGGCTACTGGAACACCTTCGGGGGCATGGCGGCGTTCGGGACGGTCCTTGCCGCCGGCCTGGCGGCCGACCCCCGCGCGAAGGACTGGGCCCGCGCGCTGGCCGCGGGCGTCGCCGTCCCGCTGGCGGTCGCGATGTACCTCTCGCTGTCGCGCGGATCGTGGCTCGCGCTCATGGTCGGCGGCGTCGTCCTCGTGGTGCTCACGCCGTACCGCTTCTCGGCGCTCATCACCGGCGCGCTGGTCGGCGCCGCCGCCACGATCTGCCTGCTGCGGCTCAGCGCGCTCGACGCGCTGGTCGACGACCCCGCGGCCGGCTCCGGCCAGCTCAGCCAGGGCAAGAGCTTCACCCCGCTCCTGCTCCTCATGGGCATCGCCGCGGCCAGCGCGCAGCTCGTCGTCGCGCGGGTGCGTCAGTCGACGGGCATGCAGCTCGCCGCCGACGAGTTCCGCCGCCGGATGCTGCTGCCGCTCACGGGCGTGGTGCTGCTCGCGGGGATCGTCGGCTACGCGATGACCAGCACGCAGGTCGAGGGCGGGTCGGCCAAGGCGCTCGAGGACGCGGGGGACTGGGTCGACCGCCAGTGGGACGACTTCCTGCTCACCTCGACCTACAGCGTCTCGGGCACGGAGCGCCTCACGAGCTCGCGCGGCACGCGCAGCGACCTGTACCGCGTGGCCTGGCAGGGCTTCGAGGGCCATCCCCTGTGGGGCGACGGCGCCGGCGGCTTCGAGTGGCGCTGGTACCAGGAGCGTGAGGTCCAGGAGGACACGCGTGAGCCGCACTCCCTCTGGCTCGGCACGCTCGGCGAGCTCGGCGCCGTCGGCCTCGCGCTGCTCGTCGCGTTCCTGGCGGCGGTCGGCGTCGGCGCGGCCCGCGGACTGCGCCGCCCCGCGGGACTGCGCCGCGCCGAGACGGCAGCCGTCGCGGCCGCGAGCGTCGTCTGGCTCGCCCACGCCTCGGCCGACTGGGACTGGGAGATGCCGGCCTTCACCGGCACCGCGCTGCTGGCGATGGCTGCCGTGCTGCCGGCGGGGCGCTCGCGCCGGCGCCGGCGCCGCGCGACCGCCTAGCCTGCCGGGACGCCGGCGGCCGCCCGGGCCGCGGCGGCGAGCTCCGGCTTGGCGTAGAGGGCCAGCCGGCGACTGCGGGTGACCTCCTCGAGGCCCGCCTGCCGCGCGTAGGCCTCCTCCGGCGCCCGCTCGCGCGGCACCGTGCCGAGGCCGACGACGAGGACGTCGAGGTCCTCCCGGCGCACCTGCGCGGCGAACGCCCGCCCGTCGCGCAGCTCGCGCAGCCAGCCGTCGTCCTCGACGCCGACGTAGCGCACGTCGTTCTGCATCCGGTCGCCGAAGGCCGGCCACACCGGGGCGATGCCGTCCAGCGACCACGTGCCGGTGACGCCGACCTCGAGCGGGGGCGAGGACTGCAGGAGCGCGAACGTCGGGTCGAAGGTGCGGTAGCGGAAGGCGTTGAAGCGGTCCTCCGTGCGGTCGAGGTAGGCGACGAGCACGACCGCGGCGGCGAGCCCTGCGGCGGCGGTCGCGAGCGTGCGCCGCCCCTCGGGCACCACGAAGCGCAGGATCGCCGCGACGGCGACCACCGCCGCCACGACCATCGCCGCGAGGACGAGGCTCTTCGCACGCAGGGGGTCGAACGCGTTCGGGATCGCCGCCAGCACGCAGCCGAGCAGGACGGCCTCCGCAGCGAAGCGGGTGCGCAGCCGGCCCGCCAGCCAGGCGACGAGCATGACGGCCACGATGAGCGCCGGGACCGCGTAGCGGGCGTTGGAGCGCGTGAGGAACGGCGCGCCCTCACGCCC
The DNA window shown above is from Conexibacter sp. SYSU D00693 and carries:
- a CDS encoding O-antigen ligase family protein produces the protein MPWQGGSRWASWPTFAALAVLVVVLVALAFDDGGYFPPAFLAGGVAVFVALAVLLVLRLPRFELITHALVALGALAAFAAWIGLSSAWSPMPDQATVDFQRALFYVGLFALALMAAGTGRHVSLLPWAALVVCCIVVGDGLIARLRPDLIEGAGDVTRLAGFRLEHPFGYWNTFGGMAAFGTVLAAGLAADPRAKDWARALAAGVAVPLAVAMYLSLSRGSWLALMVGGVVLVVLTPYRFSALITGALVGAAATICLLRLSALDALVDDPAAGSGQLSQGKSFTPLLLLMGIAAASAQLVVARVRQSTGMQLAADEFRRRMLLPLTGVVLLAGIVGYAMTSTQVEGGSAKALEDAGDWVDRQWDDFLLTSTYSVSGTERLTSSRGTRSDLYRVAWQGFEGHPLWGDGAGGFEWRWYQEREVQEDTREPHSLWLGTLGELGAVGLALLVAFLAAVGVGAARGLRRPAGLRRAETAAVAAASVVWLAHASADWDWEMPAFTGTALLAMAAVLPAGRSRRRRRRATA
- a CDS encoding M48 family metallopeptidase, which codes for MRVAPGPRATTLVAAVAALGAAGYLGSVRDDEVRLADARSTLQSGDLQQARDVARQVGGQAEGRAAVLAGGISVVLGDLPGAERDLRTAIERRPSDWRARRDLATVLAVRGDVQGARRQAQRTLRLNPRAVLPPAFQVRVLGR